The following are encoded in a window of Pecten maximus chromosome 17, xPecMax1.1, whole genome shotgun sequence genomic DNA:
- the LOC117315304 gene encoding solute carrier family 23 member 1-like: MSTYQNDTIATQQEMVYYRITQLQGSLMASGVITEVFLAGTGLLGYLVKLVGPITVCVTITSIGISLYPIPVSYCSSFLPVAICALAMMILFIMYLARINISTPTMNCCMKKSRNVTERNKRTKMPIFQSFSIFFTVILMWAICGILTFAGVLPDDPSDPAYRARTDTRGDLISLSPWFFFPYPGQFGPIRFNTALFVGFISSYMSSNVESIGDYMTVSRVTGTYPPPLHAINRGILTEGVLGVVAGALGAGHATTSYSSNTVLIKLTQVRSLDIEIYK, translated from the exons ATGTCAACATATCAGAATGATACCATAGCAACACAACAGGAAATGGTGTATTACAGGATAACACAG CTTCAGGGAAGTTTGATGGCTTCCGGTGTAATAACGGAAGTGTTCCTTGCCGGGACTGGCCTTCTGGGATACCTGGTGAAGTTGGTTGGTCCTATCACAGTTTGTGTGACAATAACCTCGATTGGAATCTCCCTGTATCCGATTCCGGTATCCTACTGTAGTAGTTTCCTTCCCGTGGCTATCTG TGCTTTAGCCATGATGATTTTGTTCATTATGTACCTGGCACGAATCAACATTTCAACGCCCACAATGAACTGCTGCATGAAGAAATCTAGAAATGTAACGGAGCGCAATAAGAGGACAAAAATGCCCATTTTTCAGTCATTTTCG ATATTCTTCACAGTGATACTTATGTGGGCGATCTGTGGGATTCTGACCTTTGCAGGTGTGTTACCTGATGACCCCAGTGACCCCGCCTATCGTGCCAGGACAGACACTCGCGGAGATCTGATATCCTTGTCACCATGGTTTTTCTTCCCCTACCCGG GCCAGTTTGGCCCTATACGATTCAACACAGCCCTGTTTGTAGGATTCATCAGTTCCTACATGTCCTCTAATGTGGAATCTATTGGGGACTATATGACGGTTTCCAGGGTAACCGGGACATATCCTCCACCTCTAcatgcaatcaaccgtgggaTACTCACAGAGGGCGTCCTTGGGGTGGTAGCGGGGGCCCTCGGGGCCGGGCATGCTACTACCTCATACAGCAGCAACACTGTTCTGATAAAACTTACACAGGTGAGGTCActtgatatagaaatatataaatag
- the LOC117315025 gene encoding solute carrier family 23 member 2-like: MASLPDPVIGGVSIINLGLLVSIGLSSLQRVNLSSTRNLAVLGTSMYIGLVSSEWLKRSKDTINTGNASLDQVLKLMLGTQMFVAGLTSIILDNTVKGTKEERGIKNMSYFDTGSGNHLLDKHQSVYDVPGVSKLQRKFRIFRHIPFLQPYRLNEPVNL; this comes from the exons ATGGCGTCTCTTCCGGATCCGGTAATTGGGGGCGTGTCTATAATCAACCTCGGCCTCCTCGTATCTATAGGATTATCTTCGCTACAGAGGGTTAATCTTTCGTCCACTCGGAACCTTGCAGTACTTGGTACGTCAATGTACATAGGCCTGGTCTCTTCCGAATGGCTGAAACGCAGCAAAGACACCATTAACACTG GTAACGCCTCCCTGGACCAGGTGTTGAAACTTATGCTCGGGACGCAGATGTTTGTTGCTGGACTTACCTCCATCATCCTGGATAACACTGTTAAAG GAACGAAAGAGGAGAGAGGGATTAAAAACATGTCATATTTCGACACCGGAAGTGGAAATCACTTATTAGATAAACACCAGTCCGTGTACGACGTACCAGGCGTATCCAAACTGCAGCGAAAATTCCGGATTTTTCGTCACATTCCGTTTCTTCAACCCTACAGACTAAATGAACCAGTTAATTTGTAA